The window CAACTCGAAAATTCTGTATCGCGCGGGGTTGATCGAGCTGCCGCTGGTACACTCGCCGGCGCAGCGCAACGACACGCTCACGACGTACGGATACGAAAGTGCGCTGGTCGGCCTGAACGACTTGACGTTGGCGACGACGCGCTGGGCGCTCGAAGCCGAGCGCAACGTCGGGCGCGGCCGCATCGCGGCCGACGTCGCGTTCGCCAACAGCAGCGGCTCGCTGTACGGCGGCAAGCCGGAACCGACCGGGCGCACCGAGAGCTTCGCGCAGCCGGAAGTCGGGATCTTCGCGCGCTACCCGCTCACCGACGAGGTGCAGGTCGGCGTCGACGCGCTGACCGGCTCGCGGCAGATCACGCTCGTCGGCCGCCGTCCGTTCGACGATCCGTACCGCCGCGCCGGCGTCTCGCTCGAAGCGAAGCGCGGGCGGCTGGAGCTGCTCGCCGAGCAGTGGTACGGCCGCGACTGGAACGGCGACGGCGCCGGCAACGCGATCGGCTCGTTCGGCGGCTACGCGCGGCTGCGCTGGCGGATCGGCGATCACGCCTTCGTCGGGATCCGCGAGGACGCCGCCGCGACGCCGACCGCGCTGCGCACGCTGCTCTGGTACGCCGAAGCGCACGTCACCCGCCACGCGCGCGTGCTGATCCAGCAGCGCCGCCCGATCTCCGGCGGCCCGACGACGCTCGAGGGGGCGCTGACCGTCGGCGTCCCCTGGCCGCGCGGGCAGTAGCCGGGCGAAGGCGCCTGCCGGCGCGGGTCGTAGACTACCGGGATGCTCGCCACGACGCCCTATCGCCACATCTTGGTCGAGTCGGAGAACGCGATCGGTACGGTAACGCTCAACCGGCCGGAGAAGCGCAATGCGCTCTCGCTCGAGGTGATGCGCGAGCTGATCGCGGCGTTCGAGGCGATCGGTGCGGATCGGTCGATCAAGGTCGTGATCCTGCGCGGGCTCGGGCCGGCGTTCAGCGCCGGACACGACTTGCGCGAGATGCTCGAGCGCAGCGTCGCGGAGTACCGGCTCACGTTCGACACCTGCGTGCGCCTGATGGAGACCGTGCAAGCGATCGCGCAGCCGGTGATCGCGGAGATCGCCGGCATCGCGACCGCCGCGGGTTGCCAGCTCGTCGCGACGTGCGATCTCGCCGTCGCCTCGAGCGAGGCGCGCTTCGCGACGCCGGGCGTGAAGATCGGATTGTTCTGCACGACGCCGATGGTCGCGCTGACGCGCGCGATCGGCCGCAAGCGCGCGATGGAGATGCTGCTGACCGGCGAGATGATCGACGCGCGCACCGCCGCCGAGTGGGGGCTCGTGAACCGCGTCGTTGAGCCGAACGAGCTACGCGAGGAGACGCTGAAGCTCGCGCGCCGGATCGCGTCGGCGGCCGGTTTCGTCGTCGGGCTCGGCAAGGCGGCGTTCTACGCGCAGATCGATCTCGATCAGCCGAAAGCGTACGCGTAC of the Candidatus Eremiobacterota bacterium genome contains:
- a CDS encoding enoyl-CoA hydratase, with the translated sequence MLATTPYRHILVESENAIGTVTLNRPEKRNALSLEVMRELIAAFEAIGADRSIKVVILRGLGPAFSAGHDLREMLERSVAEYRLTFDTCVRLMETVQAIAQPVIAEIAGIATAAGCQLVATCDLAVASSEARFATPGVKIGLFCTTPMVALTRAIGRKRAMEMLLTGEMIDARTAAEWGLVNRVVEPNELREETLKLARRIASAAGFVVGLGKAAFYAQIDLDQPKAYAYAKEVMSMNALAADAQEGMGAFVGKRSPVWHS